A window from Mixophyes fleayi isolate aMixFle1 chromosome 12, aMixFle1.hap1, whole genome shotgun sequence encodes these proteins:
- the LOC142108942 gene encoding uncharacterized protein LOC142108942 produces MTGIKLEFIEGRKETYVRGDQQCKEEEISIDGSSNRNTPERYLCPLYSQEFQDDVLTDIKIKIIEGEEETYVRGDQQCKEEEIPTYIGTADGCKRKNILGEQLILSTDFEMEDYNITQDSTGENPITLNIHPIHYSADKSSELSNHKECNSDNIDIVTHRTAHRDDTLFPCSEGGKSCTVKLSLHKHQKSHIAENPFTCSECGKCFAYKSKLVEHQRTHTGEKPFQCSECGKCFVYKSNLVEHRRSHTDETQFPCSECEKCFVQKSKLIRHQRTHTGEKPFPCSECGKCFTQKSKLVEHQRTHTGEKPFPCSECGKCFAHKSKLVEHQRTHTGEKPFPCSECGKCFVYKSNLVEHQKTHTHEKPFPCSECEKCFAVKSKLIRHQRTHTGEKPFPCSECGKCFSQKSKLVKHQRIHTGERPFPCSECGKCFAQKSKHIEHQRIHTGEKPFPCSECGKGFAQKSNLVKHHRTHTGEKPFPCSECGKCFPWNSKLIKHQRTHSGEKTFPCSEPKRPLRSLYCGRSEAKQPSPGGILCNGGTALDEVFFFGYGENDGCDAAGNRAEEGEVDIDPEVEAIYDSDSGSTSVDSLIWGIRHALGLTDPEPVAPKDISLFKRPKAQLAIFPHSPEMLEIISEAWHKPNKQFMMPGK; encoded by the exons ATGACTGGTATTAAATTAGAATTTATAGAGGGAAggaaagagacgtatgtgaggggtgatcagcagtgtaaggaggaggaaatcagcatag atggatccagtaacagaaataccccagagagatatctctgtcctctttattcacaggagttCCAG GATGAcgtcctgactgatattaaaataaaaattatagagggagaggaagagacgtatgtgaggggtgatcagcagtgtaaggaggaggaaatccctacataTATCGGCACCG CAGATGGATGTAAACGCAAGAATATCTTGGGGGAGCAACTGATTTTATCTACAGATTTTGAAATGGAAGATTACAACATTACTCAAGATTCTACAGGAGAAAACCCaattaccctaaatatacatccaatacatTACAGTGCAGATAAATCATCTGAACTCTCTAATCATAAGGAATGTAATTCTGATAacatagatattgttacacatCGTACAGCTCATAGAGATGATAcattatttccatgttctgagggtGGGAAAAGCTGTACAGTTAAATTATCTCTTCATAAACATCAGAAAAGTCACATAGCTGAGAACccttttacatgttctgagtgtgggaaatgttttgcatataaatCAAAGCTTGtcgaacatcagagaactcacacaggtgagaaaccattccaatgttctgagtgtgggaaatgttttgtatataaatcaaatcttgttgaacatcggaGATCTCACACAGATGAGACacaatttccatgttctgagtgtgagaaatgttttgtacagaaatcaaaacttattagacatcagagaactcacacaggtgagaaaccgtttccatgttctgaatgtgggaaatgttttacacagaaatcaaaacttgttgaacatcagagaactcacacaggcgagaaaccatttccgtgttctgagtgtgggaaatgttttgcacataaatcaaaacttgttgaacatcagagaactcacacaggcgagaaaccattcccatgttctgagtgtgggaaatgttttgtatacaaatcaaatcttgttgaacatcagaaaactcacacacatgagaaaccatttccatgttctgagtgtgagaaatgttttgccgtaaaatcaaaacttattagacatcagagaactcacacaggtgagaaaccatttccatgttctgagtgtgggaaatgtttttcacagaaatcaaaactagtcaaacatcagagaattcacacaggtgagagaccatttccatgttctgaatgtgggaaatgttttgcacagaaatcaaaacacattgaacatcagagaattcacacaggggaaaaaccgtttccgtgttctgagtgtgggaagggTTTTGCACAGAAGTCAAACCTTGTCAAACATcacagaactcacacaggtgagaaaccatttccatgttctgagtgtggaaaatgttttccaTGGAACTCAAAACTTATCAAACATCAGAGAACCCATTCAGGTGAGAaaacattcccatgttctga ACCGAaacgccctttgcgcagcttgtactGCGGACGCTCAGAGGCGAAACAACCCAGCCCAGGAGGGATCCTCTGCAATGGTGGAACCGCCCTGGATGAGGTCTTTTTCTTCGGCTATGGAGAAAATGACGGCTGTGATGCTGCGGGCAATAGAG CCGAAGAAGGTGAGGTAGATATCGACCCAGAAGTGGAGGCTATCTATGATTCTGACTCTGGCTCCACGAGCGTGGACAGTCTTATTTGGGGAATCAGACATGCCTTAGGGTTAACTGATCCGGAGCCCGTAGCGCCTAAGGATATATCCTTATTTAAAAGACCTAAGGCACAGTTAGCAATTTTCCCGCATTCTCCagaaatgttggagattatttctgaagCTTGGCACAAGCCAAATAAGCAGTTTATGATGCCGGGAAAGTAA